The following proteins are co-located in the Macadamia integrifolia cultivar HAES 741 chromosome 3, SCU_Mint_v3, whole genome shotgun sequence genome:
- the LOC122074606 gene encoding oxygen-evolving enhancer protein 1, chloroplastic, translating to MAASLQAAATLMQPTQVGASARNGLHLRSSQGICKAFGFEPSTARLTCSLQTDFKDLTQKCVDATKIAGFALATSALLVSGAGAEGVPKRLTYDEIQSKTYMEVKGTGTANQCPTIDGGSESFSFKPGKYSMKKLCLEPTSFTVKAEGVSKNAPPEFQNTKLMTRLTYTLDEIEGPFEVSPDGTVKFEEKDGIDYAAVTVQLPGGERVPFLFTIKELVASGKPENFGGQFLVPSYRGSSFLDPKGRGGSTGYDSAVALPAGGRGDEEELVKENIKNTKSSTGTISLSVTKTKPESGEVIGVFESIQPSDTDLGAKTPKDVKIQGIWYAQLE from the exons ATGGCAGCCTCTCTCCAAGCAGCGGCTACGCTCATGCAGCCGACCCAGGTCGGTGCATCAGCTCGAAATGGTCTGCACCTCAGATCCTCACAGGGCATTTGCAAGGCCTTCGGCTTTGAGCCTTCCACCGCCAGACTGACATGCTCTCTGCAGACTGACTTCAAAGACCTGACCCAAAAGTGCGTCGATGCCACCAAGATTGCTGGTTTTGCCCtcgccacctcagccctcctcGTTTCG GGAGCCGGTGCAGAAGGAGTGCCCAAAAGACTAACCTACGACGAAATCCAGAGCAAGACATACATGGAAGTGAAGGGAACAGGAACCGCGAACCAGTGCCCAACCATCGATGGCGGATCGGAATCCTTCTCCTTCAAGCCAGGCAAGTACAGTATGAAGAAATTATGCTTGGAGCCAACGTCGTTCACTGTCAAGGCCGAGGGTGTCAGCAAGAACGCCCCACCTGAGTTCCAGAATACGAAGCTCATGACCCGTTTGACCTACACATTGGACGAGATTGAGGGACCCTTCGAGGTGTCCCCTGATGGCACCGTCAAGTTCGAGGAGAAAGACGGCATCGACTACGCCGCCGTTACTGTTCAACTCCCAGGAGGGGAACGTGTGCCTTTCCTCTTCACCATCAAGGAGCTCGTAGCATCAGGAAAGCCGGAGAACTTCGGGGGACAGTTCTTGGTGCCGTCTTACAGGGGTTCATCTTTCTTAGACCCAAAGGGAAGAGGTGGTTCGACTGGTTACGATAGCGCTGTTGCGTTGCCCGCCGGTGGAAGAGGAGATGAGGAGGAACTGGTTAAGGAGAACATTAAGAATACTAAATCGTCGACGGGAACGATTAGTCTGAGTGTCACCAAGACCAAGCCTGAGAGTGGAGAGGTCATTGGAGTTTTCGAGAGCATTCAACCTTCTGATACCGATTTAGGGGCGAAAACTCCCAAGGATGTGAAGATCCAGGGGATCTGGTATGCCCAACTCGAGTAG
- the LOC122073220 gene encoding mitochondrial import receptor subunit TOM6 homolog, whose product MFLGAFPRKPDKATALKQLRTHVTIFGVVVIVIRVTPYILHYLCEEKEELKLDL is encoded by the coding sequence atgTTTTTGGGCGCGTTTCCTCGGAAGCCGGACAAGGCGACTGCGCTGAAGCAGCTGAGGACTCATGTGACGATCTTCGGAGTGGTGGTGATCGTGATTCGAGTTACTCCTTACATTCTCCATTACCTCTgcgaagaaaaggaagaactcAAACTGGATCTCTGA